Genomic DNA from Fervidobacterium thailandense:
TCATCTTTGCCACCCCCGTTCCAGGATCACGTGAAGCAAGTTTACTCCAGCTGACATCTTTTATTATACCACCTTTGCGAATTTTTTCCAATCTTTTAACTCAACGTGCGGATAATCTTTAAAGTTTTTCCAGCGTCCACCCCAAACAAGATCCAGTTTTTCGGCCACTGAACCGCATTTTTCCCACAGCACAAGGTCGTTCCACACCGGTTTTCCATCTTTAACGGGCACAAAGTCGAAGGCCAAACCGAAGCAATGAGGGGAAAGCTTAGTGTAGGTGACGATTACGTTTTCTTTCGGGCTAATCGGTGGTAATCCTGCCTTTTGTCTTGCACGATTAACCGTTTCAATGTCCGCGCGGCCTTGCAGAAAGAGTGCTTCCTGCTCCAGAAGCGTTCTGCACGTGTTGTAAATGAGAACCTCAATACCTATAGTCTTGCATATTTTGATGAACTGTCTTGCTTTTTCTTTCAACTCTGTGTGAAGGCATTCTAAGTCTTTCTTCATCCGGCCCCCTCCTTTCAGCTCAGACAAACTCTCCAAATTCCCTCGCGCTGCCGAGTTTGGTAAGTCCGGTATCGACATCCGCGATATAAAATATCTTCGGTATATGGTATGATTAATTCGAAAGAGATAGCAGTGGAAGTAATATGGTAGGAGAGGAGTGTTCAGAAATGGGAAGTCCCACCGGTAATTTAGAACGTGAGAAGAAGTACTTTGTTGATGAAGCCGAAGCGGAAAAGTTGAAAAAGATGTCCGTCGCTCGACTGGGAGTTGCTCAATGGTATCTAAGCGATTGTTCCGAGCTTTTGAAACAACTTGGTTTGAAAACGTGGACGCTGAGTGCGAAGGCCTCGGAGGGATGTAGGATTCGGTATACGGTGACTCCGAACGGAGAGGAAGGCTGGGTAGTGGCGTTTAAAACGGACGTTCGTGACGATTTTACTCGCGAAGAATGGGAGGCTGAATTTGAGCCTTTTGAGGACCTCAGAAATTTTCTGACAGGTCAACCAGTAGTTGTAAAAGTGCGGTATTTCCTGCTTTTTGAGCCTGCGGAAGTTGTACTTGATGAGTTTATAAGGCTTGAGCGGGATTACTCGGTTCAAGTTTCACATGTAGTGGAAGTTGAAACAGATGAACCGTTTGAGCGTTACGAAGAACTTTTTGGTTTAAAAAAGCCTATGGGAATTGAGGATTTCAAAAGGTACAGTAACAAGAACATAGCCGTTCAAAGTAAACTTGGGGTTGATGAAATTAAGGCGTTGTTGTTCAAGGCTCTTGGAGATGTTTAGCCTTGGATTTTCGTTACGATTTTACGGAGAAGGTTATCGCAAAACTCACCCTTTAGGCCTGGAGTATTTGACAAGCTCACCAACATGCGCGTGAAGGCCTCAAAACTATCCCTTGGAACAACTTGTGACAATTTAACAAGGTTGTCTGCCACAGTATCCACTTTCTCGAGTAGGTGCTGTAAATCGGTATCCTCGATCTTTCCGATGAAATCGACAAGACGCACGAGTAGTCCATTCGCTTCGTGAATGCTCATTTCGGAGGGAATCTTACCTTCCAAAAGTACGTCGATCGCACCTGGGATGTTCAGCGTGACTTTGTCGATGAAGACCTTCGCAGCCTCCGGACCTACGATTCCACTTGCCAACACGTATCCGTATTCTCTTTTTTCGTTATCGTCCAGCAGTGCGAGAACTTTTCCAAGTTTGTACCAGCTCCTCGGACTTGGCTTTATCGTAGCTTTCAACGACACTGTGCAGTTAACCGAGAGAAACTCTGGAAACTTACCTATGAAATCGATGATTTCCTGAGGTACGTTATTCTTCTTCGCCCACTCGATCCATTCTCCAATGTCCGGATGGATTTCCAGAATGAAGAACCTCGATAGAAAAGCGGGATCAGTGATGAGTTCAACCTGATCGTAATTTTCATCGGGTGGATTCATCGAGGCCATCAGCCAAACTCCGTCGGGTAGGATGTGGTTGTGGATTCGCTTATCGACAAGTAGTTGCATGATGGCGTTTCGGATGCTCCGGTGAGCTCGATTTATCTCATCGAGCAAGATGAGCACGTTCCCATCCTCAGGCCACCAATCCGGCGGTAGGAATCGGGTCTTTGATTCATCCCTGACAGGTAACCCGATTAGATCTCCAGGTTCCATTTGAGAAAGCACGAGAATTACGAGTTTCCTACCGTGCTCGGCCGCGATTTGCCGCGCAATATCGGTCTTCCCAACTCCGAAGTGTCCGATAAGGAGCGGTATCTCGCCAGCCATCATTATCTTTTCCGCTAAGTGCTTGGCTTCTTGTACAGTCAACGCGATTCCTCCTCGGGTTCCAAATTTCGGTCTTCCGTTTGACCTTCCGAAAGGTTACTAATCGAGCTTTCAGTAATAGGATCGCTCGCAACACGGACTTGGGACTCGCCCGCGTTGGTACTCGTCGTCTCCTCATTTACCGTTGCCAGTAACGCCTCGAACGAGGCACCACCTGCTTGTCTGATGAGTTCTTCTATCATACTCTCGTCTTTGAATGTTTCCGTTAGGCTGTAGACGTACCCTCGGCCGACTTTTCTCCTCTTGATAACACCGGATGAAAGTAGTTGCCTGAGCAGGTTTGCAGAGTCCCTTCCACGCATACTGTCGATTTCGAACTTCGTGGCACCTTTCTTAACAGCTAGGAAAATTGCTATTTCCAGCTGGGCGGGCGTCAAACTACCCAAGTGGCGTTTTCGGGCAACTTTGGAGATCCAGTCTGAAAAATCGCTCTTTGTGTAAAATCTGAAAAAACCTTCAATTTCCTTAAGTTCGACACCGTGAATGGGCTTTTTGTACTCCTCGATGAGTTCCTCTACAATTCTTCCTACCTCTTCCTTGTCAATCCCAGAAACTTGCGCAAGCTGTTCCAGAGTTATTCCCCTGGACGCAAATATTAAGGCTTCGATAAGAGCCTTATTCTTCGATGGATCGTTTGAAATCTCCCTTGATTTAGGCATGGACATCACCTGAGACTTTGGTCTTCTTTTTCATCAACCTTAATTTATCATCTATCGTGAATTTCTCAAATCGGATCAGCTCGAGAACAGCAAGGAACTTCACGATGACCTCGTAGCGCGACTGGCTCTGACGTAGGAGTTCGTATAAGTGGACGACTTCATAGTTTTGCTCAATTTCTTCCATTATCTTCTCGATAGAATACTTCTCCCGCTTAATAACGTACACTTTTTGTTTCACATCGACTTCTTGTAACGCAGCTTTCACTATCCGGACAAGCTTTCTTTCGTCGACTTTCGGAAATATGTACGCGACTTTCACAGGGTATTCGTCGACGTTTTCTTTGCTGGAGACGTATTCCACCAACTCTTTAAGTCGGGCGTATTCTTCGATCCTTCTGAAGAGGAGTTCTTTGCTACGCTCGTACTCTTTACGTTCCCTCTCACTCATTGTGGGGAGCAAACTTTTTGATTTCAGCTCGAGTAAATACGCCGCCGTTGCGATGAATTCCGAAGTTACGTTGAGGTTCATCTGTTCCATCTGCCTTAAGTAAAATACAAACTCATCCGCCAGTTGCGAGATCGACAACTGGCGGATATCGATTTGCTTTTTTTGAACGAGGTACACCAAAAGATCTAAAGGCCCTTCGAATTGTTCAAGTTTGAAAAGTAGTTCCAACGAATCGCTCCCTTACGTTATTGCCATTTTCCTCAGTTTCCTTAAACGATTAGAAGAATCCTTCTTCTTCAACTATGGATTCGTAGGATATTTCGTAAACTTCCAGGATACCAGCCACGCTCTCGGCATCCCGACTGTCTACTTTTATCGATACAAGCCTGCTATCGTTGTCCTTCAAGGTCAGTATGGACAGTATGTTGATTTTGTTGCTGGCCAGAACATCGATAACTTTCTTTAGTTCCCCAGGGCGGTCCGGCAACGTCAGGTTAATCCTGATACCTGGTTCGTCCATGGCGGCGATCTCCGTCATAGCCTCGAGCACTTCCTGGATCGTCAGCACACCTATGACCTCGCTGTTGGAATTCACTACCGGTAGGATCGTTTCCTTGTTCTCAATCAGCATCATCGCCGCTTCCTCGATCGTTGAGTCCTCCACAACGTAAAAATCGGGAAACACAACGTGGTCGCCAACTTTCTCGTCCATTTCAACTTCTTTGATTATGGACTTGTGGAGTAATCCTTCGAATTTTCCGTCTTCATCTACCACAATACAGTAGTCACACGCGTACTTCCTCATCTCGTGTAGTGCGTCCGAGATCAAGGCTGTGGACTTGACCTTCGGAAAAAACGTGTTGACCCATCTGAGTGCTTTCATATGTGCAACCTCCCGTTCTTAGTGATTTTCCGTTTACTCGACAGTGTAGTACCAGATTTCACCACTATCCGAGCAATACACGGCAAAACCGTTGGATATTTCGAACACTTCAAGTGGATAATCTCCTGTTTCCAACACGTCCAAAGAACTTCCATCTCGCGTCACCATGACCTTATTGTAGGGAGCGCTGAGGATGACAATGAAATCGTAAACCTTTTTTACCGTAGTTGGTGTGTAAGGTACCTGGAATGACCGGAGTATTTTGTCCTCGTTGACCACGTAGATTGTTGAAACCGACTGAGAGGCGACGTAGTATACATTTCCGTCAAATGCTATCGATGAGATGTACGGTTTCAACTTCACGATCTTACCCGTCTCTAAGTTGAGAAGCTGACCACCCCTTGTATCGACCAGGTAAGTTCCTTCAAGAAGCGCCGGCGTGGTCAACCCAAACTCCCTTGGTGTGTCACCGAGGAACTGGATATCGGCGTTGTCGTTCCAAAGATAAGTTACAAACGGGCGTGATTTCCACACGAGCAAGTACGCCGGACTTCCGGAAAAGTTGTGTGTTGATATTTGGTTCAACTCCGTATCGAAAATGTACAAGCTACCACTTTCCAAGAGGACATACAAGTTCGCTCCGTCAAAGTACGCTCCCTGTATCCTTCGTGGCAGTGCAACCCTCTTGACCGTTTTCCACTCTTTATCAAGTCTTGAAACTGACGGACTTGTTCTATCAACGACCAAGTAACCATCTTGGATATCGTAGACAGCGATGACGAAACTCCCGAACTGGTTCGCGGAGAATTCGATGCGTTTGTTTTCAAGATCGTAAAGTGCGAGCCTGCGCGAGAATGGATCCACCAAGATTAGTTTGCCATCCGTTCTGAAGTTTCGAAACGAATATTTGATTCCAACGTACACTTTGTCAACGTTCCAAGCAAGAATTGAGGTTACGACAAGTAACGCCGACAGAATTAACAGAAGTTTTCGCATATCCTGAGCAACAACTCCTTTGCGACTTCTTCTTTCGTTCCTTCCACTTCAACAACTGCTTTATTTTTCGAAATTACGTACACATGGTTTGTGTCCTTTCCCATCGCCTCGGAGACATCGTTTGCGACTATTATGTCAACGTTCTTCTTGATCAACTTTTCGATAGCGTTTTCAACGACATGTTCCGTTTCCGCGGCAAAACCTACAACGACTTGGTTTTCCTTTTTCACTTGACCTAAGGTCGCGAGAATGTCGGGTGTTTTCACCAATTCAAGCACCAGTTTATCCTCTATCTTCTTGATTTTACTGCCACTTCGTTGCGCCGGAGTATAGTCTGCAACGGCTGCACACATAATTAGTATATCATATTGTTCGGCTCTGTCCAAAACTTCGCGGTACATTTCGCCTGCACTCTTGACAAAAACTACCTCGTCAATAAAGTACGGAACACTCAAACAGGTCGGACCACTGATGAGACATACGCTTGCTCCAAGCATTTTGGCCACCTTAGCAATGGCATATCCCATCTTTCCACTTGAGTGATTCGAAATGAAACGTACCGGATCGATTTCTTCCTGAGTTGGTCCGGCTGTAACCAAAACCTTTTTCCCAGCTAACGGTTTTTCGCTCACAACAATTTTTATGAATTCCATTATTTTTTCATTCTCGGGATACCGTCCTTTTCCACTTTCACCACATGCCAGGTGCCCGCTCTCCGGCTCAAGTACGTACCATCCCAATTGCTGCAGGCGTTTCAGATTTTCGATAGTCGCAGGGTTTTCGTACATCCGCGTATTCATAGTTGGAACGACTATTTTCGAAGGTTTCTGGAACGCCAGCGCTGTTGTTGTGAGCAAGTTGTCTGCGAATCCGTGGGCAAGTTTCGCTATCGTATTAGCCGTCGCCGGTGCTACAACGAAGACGTCCGCCCACTTTGAGAGTTCGGTGTGGATGATCCAACCGTTCTCAATTTCGTACGTATCGGTGAAAACCTTGCAGTTACCAACCGCCGAGAAAACCACCGGATTTATAAGCTTTGCGGCGTTCTCCGTCATAATGACCTGAACATTCCAACCCTCTTTTCTCATCTTACTTACCAAATCAACGGCTTTATATATAGCTATTCCTGAACTTACCCCAAGAACTACGTTCATGGAATTCACCCCCAGTCTAAAAATAATTATACATCACACGCGGCCATGTGAACCTATTTTCGGCGTTTTAGACGAAAAATGCAAATGGAATGTAGAAAAAGTTGTCAAAACTCAGCATTTAAGAGTAATGACGACGATTTTCGCAGTATCTTTCACTATTTCTTGACTTAGCTGTGGCTAAAATGGTAAAATACAAACAAAAAAATCCCCATTGAGAGGGTGTCAAAACTGAAACACTATACAGGAGGTGGCGTTATGAGGAGAACGCTCGTGGGGGTTTTACTTTCTATCCTCGTAATTTCCACTTTTGCCACTATCAAGATAGGTGCACTACTACCTCTCACCGGCGGAGTTTCCGCTTACGGTGAACTTGTCAAGAAAGGTATCGAACTCGCACACGAACAGAAACCGAAAGTACTTGGTCAAGATATAGAGATCATCTACATGGACACCAGAAGTGAGAAGACTGAAGCGGCGAACGGTATGGCGAGGTTGATCGACCAGCAGAAAGTTATTGCGGTTATCGGTGAGGTTATCAGCGGAAACTCGATTGCGGCCGGAGAAATCGCTGAGAAGAAGAAAATTCCAATGGTGAGCCCGACTGCGACGAATCCGATCGTAACACAGGGAAAGAAGTTCGTTTCGCGCGTTTGCTTCATCGACCCCGTCCAGGGAACGGCTCTTGCGGAGTTTGCCTTCAAGACGCTAAAAGTAACGAAAGCCGTTGTTTTCACCGATATCGAGCAGGACTACAGCGTCGGACTTTCAAACTTCTTTATGGAAAGATTCCAGAAATACGGTGGTCAAGTGCTTCAGGTCAGATACAAATCGGGTGACCAAGAGTTCAGTTCGCAGCTTTCCCAAGCACTGGCGTTCGGAGCGCAGGCTATTGTGATTACCGGTTATTACAACGAAATAGCCCTGATTGCACAGCAGGCCAGGGCACTGGGATACAAGGGCTTCTTCCTTGCTGGTGACGGTGCAGACGCTCCCGAGTTGATAAAAATCGCAGGACAAGCTGTTGAGGGGCTCTACTTCACCAGCCACTTCCACCCGGATGCTCCAGTTACACCGGTCACCAAACCGTTCGTCGAAGCGTTTATGAAAAAGTACGGCTCAAGGCCATCGACATTGTCGGCGCTCGGTTACGATGCTTATATGCTCATCGTTGAGGCAATCGAGAGAGCGAAGACGACAAAACCAGAGGTCATCGCTACCGCGATCAGGAGCATCAAGAATTTCCAAGGGGCTACGGGTACGATAACGATAGATCAGAATGGAAACGCAATTAAGGATGTAGTTATAATCCAAGTCAAGAACCAGAATTTCGCTTTTGCCGCGAAGATTTCGGCAAGTGCACTGAAGTAAATAAAGGGGGCGCGGGGGAGCGCCCCTTTAATTTTCTTTGGGAAGTTCATAAAAGCTTAACTTCAAGGAGGTGCGGGTATGAAGAGGTACTTAGTAATTTTACTGGCGTTTGTAGTGGCGGTGGTCTTTGCGGATATAAAGATAGGAGTACTTCTCCCGCTAACCGGTGGTATTTCGGCGTTTGGTGAGTGGACGAAAAAGGGTATCGAGCTTGCCAGAGAGCACCGTCCGACTGTGCTTGGTGAAAAGGTTGTGTTGGTTTACGCGGATACCAGGAGTGAGAAGACGGAAGCAGCGAACGCGATGGCGCGATTAACGGACAAGGAGAAGGTTGTTGCCGTTATCGGAGAAATCGCAAGTAGCAACAGTATGGCCGCTGCAGAGATTGCCGAGAGTAGAAAGATACCACAAGTTGCTGTAACTTCCACGAATCCTCTTGTGACGCAAGGAAAGAAGTTTGTTTCGAGGGTTTGTTTTATCGACCCACTCCAAGGAACAGCTCTCGCGGAATTTGCTGCAAACACACTGAAAGCCAAGAAAGTTACGATTTTCGTGGATATCGAACAGGACTACAGCGTTGGGTTGACAAATTACTTCACTGAACGTTTCGAAGGAAAGTACAGAGGTAAGGTGCAGAAAGTTCAGTACAAGTCCGGTGACCAAGAATTCAGTGCGCAGATTTCCCAGGCAATAGCTTTCGGAAGCGATGTTATCATGTTTACGGGTTATTATAACGAAATCGCCTTGGCAGCTCAACAAGCCAGAGCGATGGGTTACAAGGGCTATTTCATTGCTGGGGACGGTGCGGACGCCCCCGAGCTAATTAAAATAGGTGGTAAGACCGTCGAGGGGTTGTACTTCACAACGCACTACGTTCCGGAAGCCGCTAAGACCAAGAAAGCAAAGGACTTTGTCGAAAGTTTCAAGAAAAAATACGGAACTTTGCCTGCCATGAACGCTGCTCTTGGTTACGATGCGTACATGCTGATACTCGATGCCATCGAACGTGCAAAATCCAAGGATCCGGTTAAAATCAACAACGCTATCAGAAGTACGAAGAACTTTGAAGGAGTCAGCGGACTTATCACGATCGATGAGAATGGTAACGCTATCAAGCCTGTTGTCATAGTCCAAGTTAAGAATGGCAAATTCACTTACGTCACGAGTATCGAACCGGCTCAGCTCAAGTGAGCTTTAAAATTGACGGTACCTCCACATTCACCCTGTGGAGGTACCGTTCTTAGCGTTCCGCGGATTCCAAGCTTGTAAGGTTAGGAGGTGGCTCTGTTGTCGCTAAATCCCACAATGCTCATTCAAAACCTGCTCAACGGACTCATGGTTGGAGGACTTTACGCACTAATCGCCGTGGGATACACGATGGTCTACGGAATTCTGAGGCTCATCAACTTCGCATTCGGCGACGTTATGGTGATGGGTATCTATTTTGCCTATTACGGTGCCACTCTGATTCGTCTGAGTTTTCCCCTCGCGGTTACGGTGTCGTTGGCCGGAACTGCCCTGCTTGGTATAGTGATCGATAGACTCGCGTACAAGCCGCTGAGAAACTCCCCCAGGATCTCGGCTCTCATTACGGCAATAGGTGTTTCGTTCTTCATCGAAAGCTTCGCGGTTGTGTTTTTTGGCCCGAATTATAAACCGTTTCTCGATGCCCTCGAAAATAAAACCATCGCATTTGAGTCTTTCGTGATTGGTAACGTTTATCTTCCAAAGATCATCTTCATAATCCTTGGTATCACCGCTATTGCGCTTTTCATGCTATTTGTGATCGTCTACAAAACAAAAATCGGAATGGCGATGAGGGCCATCTCGGCTGATATTCCCACAACGTCATTGATGGGAATAAACGTGGATAACGTCATAGGGTTTACGTTTGCCATCAGTTCGGCTCTCGCGGCACTGGCTGGTGTCATGTGGGCACTGAGGTAT
This window encodes:
- a CDS encoding M15 family metallopeptidase, whose protein sequence is MKKDLECLHTELKEKARQFIKICKTIGIEVLIYNTCRTLLEQEALFLQGRADIETVNRARQKAGLPPISPKENVIVTYTKLSPHCFGLAFDFVPVKDGKPVWNDLVLWEKCGSVAEKLDLVWGGRWKNFKDYPHVELKDWKKFAKVV
- a CDS encoding AAA family ATPase; protein product: MTVQEAKHLAEKIMMAGEIPLLIGHFGVGKTDIARQIAAEHGRKLVILVLSQMEPGDLIGLPVRDESKTRFLPPDWWPEDGNVLILLDEINRAHRSIRNAIMQLLVDKRIHNHILPDGVWLMASMNPPDENYDQVELITDPAFLSRFFILEIHPDIGEWIEWAKKNNVPQEIIDFIGKFPEFLSVNCTVSLKATIKPSPRSWYKLGKVLALLDDNEKREYGYVLASGIVGPEAAKVFIDKVTLNIPGAIDVLLEGKIPSEMSIHEANGLLVRLVDFIGKIEDTDLQHLLEKVDTVADNLVKLSQVVPRDSFEAFTRMLVSLSNTPGLKGEFCDNLLRKIVTKIQG
- a CDS encoding SMC-Scp complex subunit ScpB codes for the protein MPKSREISNDPSKNKALIEALIFASRGITLEQLAQVSGIDKEEVGRIVEELIEEYKKPIHGVELKEIEGFFRFYTKSDFSDWISKVARKRHLGSLTPAQLEIAIFLAVKKGATKFEIDSMRGRDSANLLRQLLSSGVIKRRKVGRGYVYSLTETFKDESMIEELIRQAGGASFEALLATVNEETTSTNAGESQVRVASDPITESSISNLSEGQTEDRNLEPEEESR
- a CDS encoding segregation and condensation protein A — translated: MELLFKLEQFEGPLDLLVYLVQKKQIDIRQLSISQLADEFVFYLRQMEQMNLNVTSEFIATAAYLLELKSKSLLPTMSERERKEYERSKELLFRRIEEYARLKELVEYVSSKENVDEYPVKVAYIFPKVDERKLVRIVKAALQEVDVKQKVYVIKREKYSIEKIMEEIEQNYEVVHLYELLRQSQSRYEVIVKFLAVLELIRFEKFTIDDKLRLMKKKTKVSGDVHA
- a CDS encoding CBS domain-containing protein — translated: MKALRWVNTFFPKVKSTALISDALHEMRKYACDYCIVVDEDGKFEGLLHKSIIKEVEMDEKVGDHVVFPDFYVVEDSTIEEAAMMLIENKETILPVVNSNSEVIGVLTIQEVLEAMTEIAAMDEPGIRINLTLPDRPGELKKVIDVLASNKINILSILTLKDNDSRLVSIKVDSRDAESVAGILEVYEISYESIVEEEGFF
- the coaBC gene encoding bifunctional phosphopantothenoylcysteine decarboxylase/phosphopantothenate--cysteine ligase CoaBC, which encodes MNVVLGVSSGIAIYKAVDLVSKMRKEGWNVQVIMTENAAKLINPVVFSAVGNCKVFTDTYEIENGWIIHTELSKWADVFVVAPATANTIAKLAHGFADNLLTTTALAFQKPSKIVVPTMNTRMYENPATIENLKRLQQLGWYVLEPESGHLACGESGKGRYPENEKIMEFIKIVVSEKPLAGKKVLVTAGPTQEEIDPVRFISNHSSGKMGYAIAKVAKMLGASVCLISGPTCLSVPYFIDEVVFVKSAGEMYREVLDRAEQYDILIMCAAVADYTPAQRSGSKIKKIEDKLVLELVKTPDILATLGQVKKENQVVVGFAAETEHVVENAIEKLIKKNVDIIVANDVSEAMGKDTNHVYVISKNKAVVEVEGTKEEVAKELLLRICENFC
- a CDS encoding ABC transporter substrate-binding protein gives rise to the protein MRRTLVGVLLSILVISTFATIKIGALLPLTGGVSAYGELVKKGIELAHEQKPKVLGQDIEIIYMDTRSEKTEAANGMARLIDQQKVIAVIGEVISGNSIAAGEIAEKKKIPMVSPTATNPIVTQGKKFVSRVCFIDPVQGTALAEFAFKTLKVTKAVVFTDIEQDYSVGLSNFFMERFQKYGGQVLQVRYKSGDQEFSSQLSQALAFGAQAIVITGYYNEIALIAQQARALGYKGFFLAGDGADAPELIKIAGQAVEGLYFTSHFHPDAPVTPVTKPFVEAFMKKYGSRPSTLSALGYDAYMLIVEAIERAKTTKPEVIATAIRSIKNFQGATGTITIDQNGNAIKDVVIIQVKNQNFAFAAKISASALK
- a CDS encoding ABC transporter substrate-binding protein, whose translation is MKRYLVILLAFVVAVVFADIKIGVLLPLTGGISAFGEWTKKGIELAREHRPTVLGEKVVLVYADTRSEKTEAANAMARLTDKEKVVAVIGEIASSNSMAAAEIAESRKIPQVAVTSTNPLVTQGKKFVSRVCFIDPLQGTALAEFAANTLKAKKVTIFVDIEQDYSVGLTNYFTERFEGKYRGKVQKVQYKSGDQEFSAQISQAIAFGSDVIMFTGYYNEIALAAQQARAMGYKGYFIAGDGADAPELIKIGGKTVEGLYFTTHYVPEAAKTKKAKDFVESFKKKYGTLPAMNAALGYDAYMLILDAIERAKSKDPVKINNAIRSTKNFEGVSGLITIDENGNAIKPVVIVQVKNGKFTYVTSIEPAQLK
- a CDS encoding branched-chain amino acid ABC transporter permease, which produces MLIQNLLNGLMVGGLYALIAVGYTMVYGILRLINFAFGDVMVMGIYFAYYGATLIRLSFPLAVTVSLAGTALLGIVIDRLAYKPLRNSPRISALITAIGVSFFIESFAVVFFGPNYKPFLDALENKTIAFESFVIGNVYLPKIIFIILGITAIALFMLFVIVYKTKIGMAMRAISADIPTTSLMGINVDNVIGFTFAISSALAALAGVMWALRYPSFYPYTGFVPGLKAFIAAVFGGIGSIGGAVVGGILLGVIEMMIITFFPTLMQYKDAFAFIILIVILLVKPAGLLGKRAVEKV